DNA from Streptomyces sp. NBC_01260:
GGGGGACAGCTCGCTGTGGAGCGCCCGCCGCCGTGCCCAGAGCGTCGTGCTCGCCGGGCTCTTCGTCATGTTCGCCTCGGCGGTGTGGCTCGGCGCGTCCCGGCTCTCCGGCGCCTTCGCCGCCCTCGTCGCGGTCGCGGCACTGGGCAGCGCGCTCCTCGCCTGGTACGCCACCCGCAAGAACTGGCCGCTGCCGCTCGCCGTGCGGCGGCTCATCGCGCTCGCCGCCTGCCCGTTGATGGCCTGCGCGGGGCTCGGCGCCCCGGTGCACGGGCCCGTCGCGACACCCGTGCTCGTCGCGGGTACGGCCGTGATCGGCGCGCTCGCCGGGCTCCTCGCGCTGCCCTCGGCCGCCACCGTGCTGCTCCAGCTGTTCACGCTCGTCGCCGCGGCGTTCGTGGTCCCGCTGACCGTCCTGCACGCCGGTCTCGCCGGTTCCGCAGCCGTGGTCGCGACGGTGCTGTTCCTGCTCGCAGGGCTCCTGCCCCGGGTCACCAGCCAGATCGCGGTGCTCGTCCCCTCGGGGCGGGACACCGGCGCCGCCGTGATCGACTCCGCCGACGTCGCGGACATCGTCCGCCGCGGCAACCGGCTGCTGACCACGCTCAGCAGCGTCTCCTCCGCCGGTCTGGCCGCCGCGCTGCTCGTCCTCGCCGCACACGAAGACGTCTACGGTCTCGCGCTCGCCGCTTGCGTGAGCCTCGGCCTGCTTCTCCACGCCGGGACCGTCCGGGTGCTCAGCGCCGTCGCCCCCCAGCTCGCGGCGGGTGTCGTGGGACTGCTGGCGCTCGCCGTGCGCGTCCCCGAGTACGCCCTCGACTCGCGGACGGCCGGGCCGCTGGCCGCCTTCCTCGCTGGGCTCGTCCTGCTCGCCTGTGGTCTCTTCCTCGCCTTCGGCGCGGCCCTGCGCCCCGTCGAGCAGGAGCGCCCGAGCTGGCCGGGCGGACTCGCGACCTTCCTCGCGGTCGTCTGCGTGCCGCTCGCCGCCGGGGTCTTCGGCCTCTTCGACAAGCTGGCCAACCTCGGGAGCAGCCTGTGACGGGCCGTCAGGGGCACAGCTTTCCCGTACCTTCCCCGTCAGCCGGCCCGTCCGGCGGCCACCGGACGGGGGCCCGGCGGAGGCAGGCGCGGTGAGGCTCGCCGCGGAGCGCGTGGCGCCCGGGAGCTGGGGCGGTCACCGCACGATCGGGGCGGCGGTACGGGCGGCGAAGCCCGGCGCCGTCATCACCGTCCAGGCCGGTACCTACACCGAGAGCCTGGTGCTCGACAAGGACGTCAGCCTCGTCGCCAAGGGCACCGTGCGGCTCGTCGCCGCCCGGGGGCCCGCCCTCACCGTGCACGCGGGCCGCGCCGAGGTGCGGGGCTTCGCCCTCGAATCCGACGCCCCCCGGGACCCCGTCGTCCTGCTGCGCGGCGGCGAGCCGGTGCTGCGCGACTGCGAGATCACCGGCGGGCGCGTCGAGATCGCCGGGACGACGACCGCCCGGCTCGGCGGCTGCACCGTGCGGCGTGCCGGGGCGGCGGCGGTCCGCCTGACCGGCACCGGCCACGCAGTCTTGGAGGACGTGACGCTCGCCGGGTGCACCGGTGAGGGCCTGCGCGTGGAGGACGAGGCACGGGCCGAGGTCTCCGACTCCCTGATCGACGGCGTCACCGGGCACGGTGTCCTGGTGAGCGGCGGGGCGCACGTACGCCTGAGTCGCTGCGAGGTGCGCGCCAGCGGCGAGTCGGCCGTCCTCGTCGGCGGCCACGCCACCGCGAGCCTCGACGAGTGCCGCCTCCACGGGGCGGGCGGACAGGGCCTGTGGACGCGCGGCACGGCGGGCCGTCGCGCCCCCGCGGCCGAGGGCGCCGCGCACGAGGCCGGGGACCCGGGCCACGGGGTGCGGCTGCGGGACTGCGAGATCTTCCGCACCGCCGGTGCCGGCGTTCTCGCGGAGGACGACAGCGCGGTCCGCCTCCACGGCTGCCACGTGCACCACACCGAGGGCGCCGCCGTGTTCGTCACGGGCAAGGCCAGTGGCGAACTCATCTCCGTACGGGCCGTCGACTGCGCCGACAGCGCCCTCGTCGTGAGCGCCGCGGGGCAGGTCACCGGGCGGGACTGCACCTTCGCCCGTACCGGCGCCAACGGCGTCTACGCGGTGGGCGAGCCGGACCTCGCGCTGACCGACTGCACCGTGCGCGACACCGCCTACACGGCCGTCCACCTGGGCGGCTCGGCACGCCTGAGCGCCAGCGGCTGCACCGTCACCGGCACCCCCGAGTACGGTCTGCGGGTCACCGCGCGCGCCGAACTCCTCGCGACGGGCTGCGCGGTGAGCGGCGCCGAACTCGCCGGGGTGGTGGTCGAGGACGGCGACGCCGCCCTGCGCGACTGCCGCGTCTCCGGCGGCCGGGACGGTGTCCGGCTGCGCACCAGCCACCGCCCGCTGCTCGCGCGGTGCGCGATCGAGGGCAGCGCCGAGACGGGCGTCAGGATCGGCCCGGGGACCGGTGCCCGGCTGGAAAACGTGACCGTCATCGGCAGCGGCGGCGCGGGCCTGCTCCTCGAGGAGGACAGCACGGCCGTGATCGAGGACGGCACCGTGGACGCCTCCGGCGGCAGCGGCGTCGTCGTCCGCGCCGGTGCCAGGCCCGAGGTGCACGGTCTCACCGTCGAGGGGGCGGCGAAGAACGCGCTCTACGTCGACGAGGGCGGCGCGGGCCGCTACGAGGACTGCCGGCTCACCGGCAGCCGCTTCCCCGCCGTCTACGCCGCCGCCCGCTCCCGTGTCCTGCTGCGCCGCTGCACCGTCACCGGCACCGAGACCGACCTGCTGCGCGCCGAGGACGCCGAGGTGCGCGCCGAGGACTGCCACGTCGAGGACGTCGCGGAGCCGCTGCTGCCCTCGCTCGCGCCGCCGGGCGAGGCGCGCGCCGTCCTGACGGCCGTGCCCGCGCACCGCGCCCCCGCGAGGACCGGGCCGGGCGACCCCGAGGAGGGCGCTCGCGACCCCGAGGAGGCCGCGGCCAGACTGGCCGGACTCCACGCCGAACTCGACCGCCTGGTCGGGCTCGACGGCGTCAAGCGCGAGGTGCTGACGCTGACCAGGCTCATGCAGATGGTCAAGGTGCGCCAGGAAGCCGGGCTCGCCCCGCCGCCGCTCAGCCGTCACCTCGTCTTCGCGGGGAACGCCGGTACCGGCAAGACCACCGTCGCCCGGCTCTACGGCGGCTTCCTCGCCGCCCTCGGCCTGCTCAGCCGCGGTCACCTCGTGGAGACCGACCGCGGCGACCTCGTCGGCGAGTACGTGGGCCACACGGCGCCCCGTACGACCGCCGTCTTCAAGCGCGCCCTCGGCGGGGTCCTCTTCATCGACGAGGCGTACTCCCTTGTCCCGCAGGGGCAGATGACGGACTTCGGCTCCGAGGCCGTCGCGACGCTCGTCAAACTCATGGAGGACCACAGGGACGAGGTCGTCGTCATCGTCGCGGGCTACCCGAGCGAGATGGACCGGCTCCTCGGCTCCAACGCGGGCCTCGCCTCACGCTTCACCCGCACCCTCCACTTCGACGACTACTCCCCGCCCGAACTGGTGCGCATCGTGCAGTACCAGGCCGCGCGGCACGAGTACGCCTGCGCGCCCGAGACCGTGGAGGCGTTGCACGACTACTTCGAGACCCTGCCCCGCGGCGAGCGCTTCGGCAACGGGCGCAGCGCGCGGCAGGTCTTCCAGCGGATGACCGAGCGGCACGCCGCGCGCGTCGCGGAACTTGACCTCAGCCCCGCCGGACTGGCCGCCGCCGAGCCCGACCTGCTCACGGCGCTGCGGACGGCCGACCTCCCGCCCGAGGGCGCGCTGTGACCTGCGCGCCCCTTCCCCCCGCGCGCGTCCCGTACGCCGCGCCGCGACCGCAGACCCCGGAGGACCGGGGGAGAGGCAGGTGTACCACGGATGGCTGAGGAGATCACGTTCGAGGAGTTCAAGGCGGACCTCGCCGAACTGAGGGAGACGCTCGGCTACGTGCGCAGGGGGTCCGGGCGGGTCACCGAACTCATGCAGGAGATCGACCACGCCATGAAGGGCGTCGGCGAGCACTGGAACACCCCGGCCTACGGGACCTTCGACGAGATCGAGTCCTGGTTCCACAAGTGCCAGCACGACCTGGAGCGGGTCCTCGCCGACATCGTCGTCAAGATGCAGACGAGCTACGACAACTACCACGCCGCCGAGGAACAGAACGAGAAGAACCTGCACGGCGGGGGCTCCCATGGCTGAGTGCTCGCACCGCGCCGCCGGTACGGCCCTACGGCCCGGGGCGCTCTCCGCGCCGCTGCCCGTACGGCCGCGAGCGGGCGCCGTGCCGCGCCGCCGCCCCGCGAGGCACGTGGGGCGGGGCGGGGCCGGGCACGCACCCCGCTCAACCGGCGGGCGGCGGCGGGAAGCGCGACTCGCGGTCGGTGTGCGCGTACACCTGCCCGGAGTGATTGAGCAGGGCGATGTACTCGCCGAACTTCTCCAGCGCCGAGCCCACCTGAAGCAGCGCGCGCTCCATCGCCGGGTTCATCTCGGCGGCGAACTCCCGGGCGGCCGGCGCGAAGGGGTTGTCCGAGTCCTCCTGCGGCGGCTTGTAGCCGCTGGCCAGGCTCGTGTGCCCCTCACCGGTGTCGGCCTTGTCCTTCGCGGTCTGGCCGAAGACGGTGTCCTTGACCGAGGCGACGTGCGCGCGCACCTCCTCGTACTTCGCGACCGCCTCGCGCGCCTCGACGAGCATGGACTTCTCCCCCGTGCGCAGCGAGGCGAGGTCCACGCGCAGGTTTCCGGAGGGCGGGCCCGGCTTCGGCTCGGGGGGATTGGAGCCGCTGCTGTTGACGTCCTTCGGGTCGAGATTGAAGGAGGGCGGGGTGTCCCAGGCGACCTTGTCCTCCGGGACCAGGCCGCTGAGGTCCTTGCCGTTGTCGGCACTCGGCTCCGGGGCCGTGCCGTCGGCCGGTTTCTCCGGCTCGGGCAGGGGCGTCGTGTCGTACTTGGAATCTATCGGGCCGCTCACGGTCTCTCCCTCGTCTGTCCGGCACCGTCCCGGTGGCACGCCGGCCGGGGACCGGTCCCCGGGAACTCTGCCAGGTTTATCACTCGTGTGCCGAATTGTCAGTGCGGACCCGGTGGCGAGTACGGGAGCAAGTCCCTTACCGATCAACGGGTTTCGCCGGAAAGGTGCGTCATGGCCGATAACGGCAAGACCGACTACGACACCTCCCTCCTCGACGCCTCCCCGCAGGGGATGGCGTCCTCGGCCAAGCGGCTCCTCGACCTGAGCAAGGAGGTCTCGGAGACCACCCAGGCCATCGGGGACCGGATCTTCGGGCTGCGCCTGCGCTGGGAGGGCAAGGCAGCCGCCGACGCCCAGGCCGTCGTGGACGAGTGGAACCGCGTGATGCGCGAGCTGTTCGGCTTCAAGGACGACCCGAAGCCCGCCGTCCTGCCCACCCTCGCCGACGGCGTCGGGAGCGCCGAGCATAACTACAGCATCGCCGAGAACGGCATCACCGGCGCCTTCGGCAAGTTCCACGACGCGCTGACCGGCGGCGGGGACGGGAAGGACCTCAAGGACACCCCGCCCGGCGCGGAGACCGACACCAACAAGACGGCGATCACCATGACCTTCCCCTACTGAGCCACGGCGCCCGCGACCGCGCGGGCGCCCCGCATCCGCCCCCGCGCACCCGTGCCCCCGCCAGGGCCGCACCCGTGCCCGCGCCCCGCTCCGTCCGCAGACAGCCCGCTAGGCAGCCACCGTGAGTCGAATCCCCTTCCACCGCCCCGTCCGTATGACGCCGCCCCCCGTGCCGGAGGGCGGGACGACCCTCGCCGCCCCGCCCCAGCGACCCCAGCCGCAGGGCGCGGCGGGCTGGCTCATGCTCCTGCTGCCGCTGCTCTCCAGCGTCAGCATGGCCGCCTACATGGTCGCCTACGGGCGGGCCTGGATGATCCTGCTCGGCATGGCCTTCGTCGTGGTCTCCGTCGGCATCACCATCGGCGTCCGGATGCAGTTGCGCGGCAGCCGCCGCCGCAACCAGTTCCGCCAGCGCGAGCGGTACATGGAGTACCTGTCGGGAATGCGCAAGCAGGCGCTGCACTCGCGCGCCGAGCAGCGCGCCGCCGACGCCTGGCGGCACCCGCACCCCAACCGGCTGTGGGCGCTGGCAACGCGCCGCCGCCGGGTGTGGGAACGCCGCTCCGGCGACGACGACTTCCTCCGCCTGCGCCTGGGCACCGGCACCGTGCCACCCGTCGCGCCGTTGCGCCTGCCCGAGCAGAACGACCCGACCGTCGAGCTCGACACCGCCTGCCGCCACGCCGCCGCCGAACTCGTCGGCCAGCACGCCGCCGTCGACGACCAGGCCGCCTGGCTCGACCTCGGCAACTCCGGCGTCGTCAGCCTCCTCGGCCCCCGCACCCGGGGCCGGGAACTCGCCCAGGCACTCCTGCTCCAGCTCTCCGTGCTGCACGCCCCCGACGACGTACGCGTCGCCGTCGTCACCGGCGGGCACTCCGCCTGGGACTGGGCGAAGTGGCTGCCGCACGCGCAACCGGCCGACCAGGAGGGCGGGGCGCGCGAGCAGGAGGTCGTGCCGATGCTCGCCGACGACCTCACCGGACTCAACGACCACCTCCGCGCCGTCCTCGACCAGGCCGTCACGGCCCGCGCCGAGCGCGGCAACCGGCTGCTCACCCAACGCGGTGCCGCTGCGCGACAACACCTCGTCGTCTTCATCGACGACTACGAGCCCGAGGCCGTCTGGGCCCGCTCCGCGCTCCTCAACGAACTCCTCACCGAGGCCGGGCCCGAGATCGGCCTGCACCTCGTGTGCCTCGTGGACGAGGAAGGCTCGGAGCCGGGCCGCGTCGACGTCCGCGCCCGTACGAACGCGCGGGGCGGACTCGTCCTGCAGGGCCGGGACCCGGCCCTGCACGCGAGCGTCGAGAAGGCGAGCGCCGACGAGATCGCCCCCGGCGTCCTGGAGGCGGCCGCCCGCGCCCTCGCCCCGCTCCAGCTGTCAGGCGAGCGCGAGCAGGTCCTCTCCGCGCACGTCTCCCTCGCCGGAATGCTCGGCATCCCCGACATCGCCTCCTTCGACCCGGCCGACCGGCGCCGGGCCCCCGACGACCGGGACCTGCTCAGCGTCCCCATCGGCGTCACCGGCACCGGCGAACCCCTCGTCCTGGACCTCAAGGAGTCCGCGCAGGGCGGTGTCGGGCCGCACGGCCTCGTCGTCGGCGCCACCGGCTCCGGCAAGAGCGAACTGCTGCGCACCCTCGTCACGGGGCTCGCGCTGGTGCACTCCCCGGAACACCTCGCCTTCGTCCTGGTCGACTTCAAGGGCGGCGCGACCTTCGCCGGGGTCACCGAACTCCCGCACGTCTCCGGTCTCATCACCAACCTCGCCGACGACCTCGCCCTCGTGGACCGGATGCGCCAGGCGCTCCAGGGCGAGCAGCAGCGCCGCCAGCGGATGCTGCGCGAGGCCGGGAACGCCGACTCGGTGCGCGAGTACCAGCTGCGCCAGGCGGCGGGCGGCACCGACTCCGAGGGCAGGCCGCTCGAACCGCTGCCGCACCTGCTGATCGTCGTCGACGAGTTCGGTGAACTACTCTCCCAGCGACCCGACTTCATCGACCTGTTCGTCCAGATCGGGCGCGTGGGCCGCTCGCTCGGTATGCACCTGCTGCTCGCCACCCAGCGCCTGGAGGAGGGGCGCCTGCGGGGCCTTGAGTCCCATCTCTCGTACCGGATCGGACTGCGCACCTTCAGCGCCGCCGAGTCCCGGGCCGTCCTCGGCACCACGGACGCCTACAGCCTGCCCGCCATCCCCGGCTCGGCCTACCTGAAGGTGGACGAGACGGTGTACGAGCGTTTCCGCGTCGCCCACGTCTCCGCGCCCTACCGGGGCTTCGACCCCGACGCGTCCCCCGCGGCCCTCGCCCCGGTGCCCTTCGCCGTGCACGGGGAACTCGCGCCGCTCGCGCGCGAGGAGGAGGAGAAGCCGGCCTGGGAGTGGACCGGGACGGGCGGTACGACCGAACTCGCCCTCGCCGTCGAGCGTGTGCTCACCAAGGACACCCCTGGCCACCAGGTGTGGCTGCCCCCGCTGCCCACGCACTTCGGTCTGCTGCCGCTGCTCGGTGAGCCCGAGGTGGACCCGGAGCGCGGGCTCGTCGGGCCGCTGTGGCCGCTCCCGGGGAGCCTCAAGTTCCCGGCCGGTGTCATCGACGTACCGGCACGCCAGGAGCAGCGCCCCATCGGCATCGACCTCACGGGCCGCCAGGGGCACCTCGCCCTCGTCGGTGCCCCGCAGAGCGGGAAGTCCACCTTCCTGCGCACCGCGATGCTGAGCGCGATGCTCACCCACACCCCCGACGAACTCCAGTTCTACGCGATCGACATGGGCGGCGGCACTCTCCACGGGCTCGCCGACGCCCCGCACGTCGCGGGCATCGCCGGACGCCGCGACGAGGAACGCGTACGCCGGGTGCTCGCCGAGGTCGGCCGGATCGTCACCGCCCGCGAGACGATGTTCCGCGACCTGCGCATCCAGTCCGCCGCCGACCTGCGCGCACGCCGCGTGAGCGGCGAACTGCCCGAGGGCGTACGGGCCGCCGACGTCGTCCTCGTGGTCGACAACTGGGCCGCGCTGCACGCCGCGGAGGATGAGGCCGCCGCCGCGCTCACCGACATCTCCGCGCGCGGTCTCGGCGTCGGCGTCCACCTGTGGCTCACCGCGAACCGCTGGGCCGAGATCCGTGTCGGGCTGCGCGACAGTATCCCTGGCCGCCTCGAACTGCGCCTCAACGACCCCGCCGAGTCCGAGATCAACCGCCAGGCCGCCCGCGCGCTCGGCCAGAGCATCCCTGGCCGGGGCATCCTGCCGCCCGGCCTCACCCACCACGTCGCGCTGCCCCGTCTCGACGGCGTCGACTCCGTGGACGGACTCGCGGAGGCGGAACGCGCGCTCGTCGCCCTGATCGCCGCGAGCTGGAAGCGGCCCTCGGCCCCGACCCTGCGCGTCCTGCCGCAGCGGGTCACCGTCCGCGAACTGGCCGCCGTCGTGCCCGCCCCCGCCGACCACTGGGAGGGCCACGGCCCGGCCCTCACCGGCCGCGAGGTGCCCATCGGGCTGCGCGAGTCCGACCTCACCCCCGTCGGCCTCGATCTCACCTCCGGCGAGCCGCACTTCGTGGTCCTCGGTGACTCCGGCTCCGGCAAGACCGCCTTCCTGCGCGCCTGGATGCGCGGCCTCGCCGCCCAGCACTCCGCGCGCGACGCCCGCTTCATGGTGGTCGACTACCGGCACAGCCTCCTCGACGTCGTCCCGCCCGAGTACATCGGCGCGCGCGGCGGCAACGCCGACCTCGTCGCCGGGCAGGCTCAGGCCCTCGCGGAGACCCTGCGCAACCGGATGCCCCCGTCGGACGTCACGGCCGCCGAACTGGCCGGGCGCACCTGGTGGCAGGGGCCCGAACTGTACGTCGTCGCCGACGACTACGACCTCGCCGCCGGCGGCATGGGGCAAGGCCCGCTGGCCCCGCTCGCCCCGTTCATCCCGCAGGCAGAGGAGCTTGGCTTCCACCTCGTCCTGGCCCGCAGGGTCGGCGGCGCGGGGCGTGCCCTCCTCTCCGACCCGCTGCTGAGCAAGCTCAAGGAGAACGGCACGAGCGGGCTGCTGCTTTCCGGCGACCACCGGGAGGGCGTTCTCATCGGTGAGCAGCGCGCCCGGCGCGGCGAGCCGGGACGCGGTCTCCTCGTCCGCCGGGATCAGGGCCCCACCGTCGTTCAGGTCGCCCTCGACGAGCGCGACCTGCCGGAGGAGGCCACCGCGGGCCCGGCCGCCGCCCCCCGGGAGGACGGTCCGCCGCACCACGAACCCGTCGCCGCCCGCAGCTGACTGCCCCGGTCGCGGGGCCCGCCGGCCCCGCGACCGTCCTTGCCACGACGCCCGATCCCCCGCAGTACGCCCGAGGAGGGCGCTTCCATGTCTTCCGCGGAATCCGTACTCAACACCATCAAGCTTGAGGACATCTACGCCCTGGGCAACGCCTGGATTCAGCTCGGAGACGAGCTCCACGAGCGCCGGGTCGCCGCCAACGGGCATGTGGAGGGCATCGAGTGGAAGGGCGCGGCGGGCGACGCGGCCCGTCTCGCCTGGTCCGACGCGGCCGCCAAGAACCTCGACGACGCGATCGAGACCGCCTGGACCATCGGCCAGTCGATCAACCGCTACGCGGACAAGCTCCACGAGGCGGCGGAGGAGTACGCGAAGAAGCTCAACGCCATGATGTGGGCGGACATCCTCGGCGCGATCTTCAGCGCCGTCTTCTTCTACCTCGGGCCGCTCCTCGAAGGTGTGCTCGCCATGATCGGGCAGCTCATCGCCCGGCTCATCCCGGTGATCGCCTCGATGGTGGGGCGGCTCGGCCCCATCGGCAGCGCGGTGGTCGGCTCGATCGGCGGGGCCGTCATCGGCTCCGCCTCGGGCCTCGCCTTCGACCTCGGC
Protein-coding regions in this window:
- a CDS encoding EsaB/YukD family protein, whose product is MPDERCRVTVVGERRRVDLALPAQAPIAEYTPRLATLCGQPEPEDLAPVWSLAESGGLPLAPGVSLAAAGILDGAVLYLRDQRASEREELSVTDLDEQVGEARGDSSLWSARRRAQSVVLAGLFVMFASAVWLGASRLSGAFAALVAVAALGSALLAWYATRKNWPLPLAVRRLIALAACPLMACAGLGAPVHGPVATPVLVAGTAVIGALAGLLALPSAATVLLQLFTLVAAAFVVPLTVLHAGLAGSAAVVATVLFLLAGLLPRVTSQIAVLVPSGRDTGAAVIDSADVADIVRRGNRLLTTLSSVSSAGLAAALLVLAAHEDVYGLALAACVSLGLLLHAGTVRVLSAVAPQLAAGVVGLLALAVRVPEYALDSRTAGPLAAFLAGLVLLACGLFLAFGAALRPVEQERPSWPGGLATFLAVVCVPLAAGVFGLFDKLANLGSSL
- a CDS encoding right-handed parallel beta-helix repeat-containing protein, with the protein product MRLAAERVAPGSWGGHRTIGAAVRAAKPGAVITVQAGTYTESLVLDKDVSLVAKGTVRLVAARGPALTVHAGRAEVRGFALESDAPRDPVVLLRGGEPVLRDCEITGGRVEIAGTTTARLGGCTVRRAGAAAVRLTGTGHAVLEDVTLAGCTGEGLRVEDEARAEVSDSLIDGVTGHGVLVSGGAHVRLSRCEVRASGESAVLVGGHATASLDECRLHGAGGQGLWTRGTAGRRAPAAEGAAHEAGDPGHGVRLRDCEIFRTAGAGVLAEDDSAVRLHGCHVHHTEGAAVFVTGKASGELISVRAVDCADSALVVSAAGQVTGRDCTFARTGANGVYAVGEPDLALTDCTVRDTAYTAVHLGGSARLSASGCTVTGTPEYGLRVTARAELLATGCAVSGAELAGVVVEDGDAALRDCRVSGGRDGVRLRTSHRPLLARCAIEGSAETGVRIGPGTGARLENVTVIGSGGAGLLLEEDSTAVIEDGTVDASGGSGVVVRAGARPEVHGLTVEGAAKNALYVDEGGAGRYEDCRLTGSRFPAVYAAARSRVLLRRCTVTGTETDLLRAEDAEVRAEDCHVEDVAEPLLPSLAPPGEARAVLTAVPAHRAPARTGPGDPEEGARDPEEAAARLAGLHAELDRLVGLDGVKREVLTLTRLMQMVKVRQEAGLAPPPLSRHLVFAGNAGTGKTTVARLYGGFLAALGLLSRGHLVETDRGDLVGEYVGHTAPRTTAVFKRALGGVLFIDEAYSLVPQGQMTDFGSEAVATLVKLMEDHRDEVVVIVAGYPSEMDRLLGSNAGLASRFTRTLHFDDYSPPELVRIVQYQAARHEYACAPETVEALHDYFETLPRGERFGNGRSARQVFQRMTERHAARVAELDLSPAGLAAAEPDLLTALRTADLPPEGAL
- a CDS encoding WXG100 family type VII secretion target; the protein is MAEEITFEEFKADLAELRETLGYVRRGSGRVTELMQEIDHAMKGVGEHWNTPAYGTFDEIESWFHKCQHDLERVLADIVVKMQTSYDNYHAAEEQNEKNLHGGGSHG
- a CDS encoding WXG100 family type VII secretion target yields the protein MADNGKTDYDTSLLDASPQGMASSAKRLLDLSKEVSETTQAIGDRIFGLRLRWEGKAAADAQAVVDEWNRVMRELFGFKDDPKPAVLPTLADGVGSAEHNYSIAENGITGAFGKFHDALTGGGDGKDLKDTPPGAETDTNKTAITMTFPY
- the eccCa gene encoding type VII secretion protein EccCa, which encodes MSRIPFHRPVRMTPPPVPEGGTTLAAPPQRPQPQGAAGWLMLLLPLLSSVSMAAYMVAYGRAWMILLGMAFVVVSVGITIGVRMQLRGSRRRNQFRQRERYMEYLSGMRKQALHSRAEQRAADAWRHPHPNRLWALATRRRRVWERRSGDDDFLRLRLGTGTVPPVAPLRLPEQNDPTVELDTACRHAAAELVGQHAAVDDQAAWLDLGNSGVVSLLGPRTRGRELAQALLLQLSVLHAPDDVRVAVVTGGHSAWDWAKWLPHAQPADQEGGAREQEVVPMLADDLTGLNDHLRAVLDQAVTARAERGNRLLTQRGAAARQHLVVFIDDYEPEAVWARSALLNELLTEAGPEIGLHLVCLVDEEGSEPGRVDVRARTNARGGLVLQGRDPALHASVEKASADEIAPGVLEAAARALAPLQLSGEREQVLSAHVSLAGMLGIPDIASFDPADRRRAPDDRDLLSVPIGVTGTGEPLVLDLKESAQGGVGPHGLVVGATGSGKSELLRTLVTGLALVHSPEHLAFVLVDFKGGATFAGVTELPHVSGLITNLADDLALVDRMRQALQGEQQRRQRMLREAGNADSVREYQLRQAAGGTDSEGRPLEPLPHLLIVVDEFGELLSQRPDFIDLFVQIGRVGRSLGMHLLLATQRLEEGRLRGLESHLSYRIGLRTFSAAESRAVLGTTDAYSLPAIPGSAYLKVDETVYERFRVAHVSAPYRGFDPDASPAALAPVPFAVHGELAPLAREEEEKPAWEWTGTGGTTELALAVERVLTKDTPGHQVWLPPLPTHFGLLPLLGEPEVDPERGLVGPLWPLPGSLKFPAGVIDVPARQEQRPIGIDLTGRQGHLALVGAPQSGKSTFLRTAMLSAMLTHTPDELQFYAIDMGGGTLHGLADAPHVAGIAGRRDEERVRRVLAEVGRIVTARETMFRDLRIQSAADLRARRVSGELPEGVRAADVVLVVDNWAALHAAEDEAAAALTDISARGLGVGVHLWLTANRWAEIRVGLRDSIPGRLELRLNDPAESEINRQAARALGQSIPGRGILPPGLTHHVALPRLDGVDSVDGLAEAERALVALIAASWKRPSAPTLRVLPQRVTVRELAAVVPAPADHWEGHGPALTGREVPIGLRESDLTPVGLDLTSGEPHFVVLGDSGSGKTAFLRAWMRGLAAQHSARDARFMVVDYRHSLLDVVPPEYIGARGGNADLVAGQAQALAETLRNRMPPSDVTAAELAGRTWWQGPELYVVADDYDLAAGGMGQGPLAPLAPFIPQAEELGFHLVLARRVGGAGRALLSDPLLSKLKENGTSGLLLSGDHREGVLIGEQRARRGEPGRGLLVRRDQGPTVVQVALDERDLPEEATAGPAAAPREDGPPHHEPVAARS